One genomic region from Haloprofundus salinisoli encodes:
- a CDS encoding methyltransferase domain-containing protein: MTDDSGTPAGPNAPTLLSPVERSKLDSGDDARFYASSRFVHHVDEPFRTKLTELYRRELDPDDTVLDLMSSWVSHLPADAEYDRVVGHGLNCDELAENPRLDEFFVRNLNETPSLPVEPASVDAVLLAVSVQYLQYPGPVFAEIRRVLRPGGVCVVSFSNRMFARKAIRAWRTASMDGRAALVRRYVERVGGFDDRRVVSAVEAGTDPFYAVVARRTTA; encoded by the coding sequence GTGACCGACGACTCCGGAACGCCGGCCGGACCGAACGCGCCGACGCTGCTCTCGCCGGTCGAGCGCTCAAAACTCGATTCCGGAGACGACGCCCGCTTCTACGCCTCGTCTCGGTTCGTCCACCACGTCGACGAGCCGTTCCGAACGAAACTGACCGAACTGTACCGACGGGAACTCGACCCCGACGACACCGTCCTCGATCTGATGAGCAGTTGGGTGTCGCATCTCCCGGCCGACGCCGAGTACGACCGCGTCGTCGGCCACGGACTGAATTGCGACGAGTTAGCCGAAAATCCCCGGTTGGACGAGTTCTTCGTCCGAAATCTCAACGAAACCCCTTCGCTTCCGGTGGAACCCGCCTCGGTCGACGCCGTCCTCCTCGCGGTGTCGGTACAGTATCTCCAGTATCCCGGTCCCGTCTTCGCCGAGATTCGGCGCGTTCTCCGCCCGGGCGGCGTCTGCGTCGTCTCCTTCTCGAACCGGATGTTCGCTCGGAAGGCGATTCGCGCGTGGCGAACCGCGTCGATGGACGGACGGGCGGCGTTGGTCCGACGGTACGTCGAGCGAGTCGGCGGATTCGACGACCGCCGCGTCGTCTCGGCGGTCGAGGCGGGAACGGACCCGTTCTACGCGGTAGTCGCGAGGCGAACCACCGCGTAG
- a CDS encoding CBS domain-containing protein gives MRGIRIGSAFGIPILLDFTFLLVLPLFAYLIGLDVGSLVGTVNNLFGSSLDADALTAGPMPWLLGSAAAIGLFACVLLHEFGHSLVALRYGYEIESITLWLFGGVARFTEIPENWKQELNVALAGPIVSVALGVISYVGFLALPSSLDALKFVLGYLALTNVLLAVFNMLPGFPMDGGRVLRALLARSRSYARATQIAAEVGKGFAFLLGLFGLFANLWLVALAFFIYIGASSEAQQTVMKAAFQDVTVRDIMTDKEDLHTVEEDASIAELMNRMFTERHTGYPVLRDGRLTGMVTLNDARSVDEVERDAYRVEDVMSRDIASVTPELDAMEALQMMQENGVGRLPVIDASGDIVGIVSRTDLMTAFNIIQTSGSPDSIRSLRSSNPPGSL, from the coding sequence ATGCGAGGCATTCGAATCGGGAGCGCCTTCGGCATCCCCATCCTGTTGGACTTCACGTTCCTGCTGGTGCTACCGCTTTTTGCGTATCTCATCGGACTCGACGTCGGTTCGCTGGTGGGGACGGTCAACAACCTGTTCGGATCGTCGCTCGACGCCGACGCGCTCACGGCGGGACCGATGCCGTGGCTACTCGGCAGCGCCGCTGCCATCGGACTGTTCGCCTGCGTCCTCCTCCACGAGTTCGGTCACTCGCTCGTCGCGCTCCGGTACGGCTACGAGATAGAATCCATCACGCTCTGGTTGTTCGGCGGCGTCGCCCGCTTCACCGAGATTCCCGAGAACTGGAAGCAGGAACTCAACGTCGCGCTCGCCGGTCCGATCGTCAGCGTCGCCCTCGGCGTCATCTCGTACGTCGGGTTTCTCGCGCTTCCGTCGAGTCTCGACGCCCTCAAGTTCGTGCTCGGCTACCTCGCGCTGACGAACGTGCTTCTGGCGGTGTTCAACATGCTCCCGGGGTTCCCGATGGACGGCGGTCGCGTCCTCCGCGCGCTCTTGGCCCGCTCGCGGTCGTACGCCCGAGCGACCCAGATCGCGGCCGAAGTCGGCAAGGGGTTCGCGTTCCTGCTCGGTCTCTTCGGGCTCTTCGCCAATCTGTGGCTCGTCGCGCTCGCGTTCTTCATCTACATCGGCGCGTCCAGCGAGGCCCAACAGACCGTGATGAAGGCGGCGTTCCAGGACGTGACCGTCCGCGACATCATGACCGACAAGGAGGACCTCCACACCGTCGAAGAAGACGCGAGCATCGCCGAACTGATGAACCGGATGTTCACCGAGCGACACACGGGCTACCCCGTACTGCGGGACGGCCGCCTCACCGGAATGGTGACGCTCAACGACGCCCGCTCGGTCGACGAGGTCGAACGCGACGCCTACCGGGTCGAGGACGTAATGTCGCGCGACATCGCCAGCGTCACCCCCGAACTCGACGCGATGGAGGCGCTACAGATGATGCAGGAGAACGGCGTCGGCCGTCTGCCCGTCATCGACGCCAGCGGCGACATCGTCGGGATCGTCTCGCGGACGGATCTGATGACCGCGTTCAACATCATCCAGACCAGCGGTTCGCCCGACTCCATTCGGTCGCTCCGCTCTTCGAATCCGCCAGGGTCGCTCTGA
- a CDS encoding SLC13 family permease — protein sequence MAHPLTPMVASVAALQTGVASLPPVTLEMAVVFLVVVATFVLFVTEALPADITAIMSMVTLVVLGPVTGVSVEEGFSGFANDATLTVLAMLIISNGVQRTGIVQILGSKMAVFAGTDERRQLLATVGVAGIPSAFLNNTPIVAMLIPVVSDLARDSRVSPSKLLIPLSYASMFGGMLTLIGTSTNILASEVSARLIDRPFSMFEFTHLGLLVFVTGTLYLLTVGRRLVPERISADEGYVEEYDLGAYLTEVVVDADSPMAGQTVRSALDETPLDVDVVQLFRDGESFSPPLTDAVVHPGDRLLVRADLDTLRMLMAMEGVSLVPETSSAVGTASPTAETQTIEAELPQQSLVEVVVPSWSALVGETLASSTFGERYDATVLAIRRGPDVVNERFDRMRLRSGDTMLLRASESAIDRLASNRDFILLREVEEKSYRTSKIPVAVAIVVAVVGLATFDVLDILVAAFGGIVAMVLADVVHPSELYDSVPWDVIFLLAGVIPLGIALEQTGGADFIGALVASTAAFLPPVGVLWVFYAVTVLVTALISNNASVVLMIPVAVEAARTLGVDPFPFVLAVTFAASADFSTPIGYQTNLMVYGPGGYRFTDYARVGAPLQLLLSVVTVGGIALFWGA from the coding sequence ATGGCTCATCCTCTGACCCCGATGGTCGCAAGCGTCGCGGCGCTCCAGACGGGCGTCGCGTCGCTGCCGCCGGTGACGCTAGAGATGGCCGTGGTCTTTCTCGTCGTCGTGGCCACGTTCGTGCTCTTCGTCACGGAGGCGCTCCCCGCGGATATAACGGCCATCATGTCGATGGTTACGCTTGTCGTGCTCGGTCCGGTGACGGGCGTGTCGGTCGAAGAGGGGTTCTCGGGCTTTGCGAACGATGCGACGCTGACGGTGTTGGCGATGCTCATCATCAGCAACGGAGTCCAGCGGACCGGTATCGTCCAGATTCTCGGGTCGAAGATGGCGGTATTCGCCGGGACCGACGAGCGCAGACAGTTGCTCGCGACGGTGGGTGTCGCGGGTATTCCGTCGGCGTTTCTCAACAACACGCCCATCGTCGCGATGCTCATCCCCGTCGTTTCCGATCTCGCGCGCGACAGCCGAGTCTCCCCGTCGAAGCTACTCATCCCGCTGTCGTACGCGTCGATGTTCGGCGGGATGCTCACGCTCATCGGGACCTCCACCAACATCCTCGCGAGCGAGGTGTCCGCGCGCCTCATCGACCGCCCGTTTTCGATGTTCGAGTTCACCCACTTGGGTCTCCTCGTCTTCGTCACTGGAACGCTGTACCTGCTCACGGTCGGCCGGCGACTCGTCCCGGAGCGCATCTCGGCCGACGAGGGCTACGTCGAGGAGTACGACCTCGGGGCGTATCTGACGGAAGTCGTCGTCGACGCCGACTCGCCGATGGCCGGTCAGACGGTCCGCTCGGCGCTCGACGAGACGCCGCTCGACGTCGATGTCGTACAGTTGTTCCGCGACGGCGAGTCGTTCTCGCCGCCGCTGACAGACGCCGTCGTCCACCCGGGGGACCGGCTGCTCGTCCGCGCGGACCTCGACACACTCCGGATGCTCATGGCGATGGAAGGCGTCTCGCTCGTCCCGGAGACGAGTAGCGCGGTGGGGACCGCGTCGCCGACGGCCGAGACGCAGACCATCGAGGCCGAACTCCCGCAGCAGTCGCTGGTCGAAGTCGTCGTCCCGTCGTGGTCGGCGCTCGTCGGCGAGACGCTGGCGAGTTCGACGTTTGGCGAGCGCTACGACGCGACGGTGCTCGCGATTCGCCGCGGCCCGGATGTCGTCAACGAGCGATTTGACCGAATGCGACTCCGCAGCGGCGACACAATGCTCCTACGGGCGTCCGAGAGCGCCATCGACCGGCTGGCGAGCAACCGCGACTTCATCCTGCTTCGGGAAGTCGAAGAGAAGTCGTACCGAACGTCGAAGATTCCCGTCGCCGTCGCCATCGTCGTCGCCGTCGTCGGTCTCGCGACGTTCGACGTGTTGGACATCCTCGTCGCGGCGTTCGGCGGTATCGTCGCGATGGTGCTCGCGGACGTCGTCCACCCGAGCGAGCTGTACGACTCCGTTCCTTGGGACGTTATCTTCCTGCTCGCGGGCGTCATCCCTCTCGGCATCGCGCTCGAACAGACGGGCGGCGCGGACTTCATCGGCGCACTCGTCGCCTCGACGGCGGCGTTTCTCCCCCCGGTGGGCGTGCTCTGGGTGTTTTATGCCGTGACTGTGCTCGTGACGGCGCTCATCAGCAACAACGCGAGTGTCGTGCTCATGATTCCGGTCGCCGTCGAGGCGGCGCGGACGCTCGGCGTCGACCCGTTCCCGTTCGTCCTCGCGGTGACGTTCGCCGCCAGCGCCGACTTCTCGACGCCCATCGGCTACCAGACGAATCTCATGGTGTACGGTCCCGGCGGCTACCGGTTCACCGACTACGCCCGCGTCGGCGCACCGCTACAGCTGCTCCTCTCGGTCGTGACGGTCGGCGGTATCGCGCTCTTCTGGGGCGCGTGA
- a CDS encoding MBL fold metallo-hydrolase, producing the protein MFTQITARELAEKQDHGEEYLLVDTRPEDSYVAWHVEGAENLPFGPAETLDEEVERTIDDWADGRPIVTICGKGATSTTLASELDASGYDEVSVVKGGMRDWNALYERAPVETGNDDPVVVQFQRRAKGCLSYLVGSRSAGEAVVVDATQHTDQYVVTAAELDLEITHVLDTHVHADHISGGRALAEALDVPYHLGEQAAERDLDFEFDLLADGESISLGDLDVTALHAPGHTSEMVVYRVGDEAVLTGDALFLDSLGRTELEFGDDDATKGAEMAYDTLHETLLSLSDEITVLPGHVTVTNDGRFEHGSPGEPVEASLSDVRESLSLVGLGRDEFVERMVENTPEKPDNYGTIIGLNRGVESVGSDREAEMLETGANNCAA; encoded by the coding sequence ATGTTCACCCAGATCACCGCCCGCGAACTGGCCGAAAAGCAAGACCACGGCGAGGAGTATCTCCTGGTCGACACACGGCCCGAAGACAGCTACGTCGCCTGGCACGTCGAAGGCGCGGAGAACCTCCCCTTCGGTCCGGCGGAGACGCTCGACGAGGAAGTCGAGCGAACCATCGACGACTGGGCCGACGGGAGACCCATCGTCACTATCTGCGGGAAGGGGGCGACGTCGACGACGCTCGCGTCGGAACTCGACGCCAGCGGCTACGACGAGGTGTCGGTCGTCAAAGGGGGAATGCGCGACTGGAACGCGCTGTACGAACGCGCGCCCGTCGAGACGGGAAACGACGACCCGGTCGTCGTCCAGTTCCAGCGCCGCGCGAAGGGCTGTCTGAGCTATCTCGTCGGGTCACGGAGTGCGGGCGAAGCCGTCGTCGTCGACGCGACCCAGCACACCGACCAGTACGTCGTCACGGCCGCCGAACTCGATCTGGAGATTACGCACGTCCTCGACACGCACGTCCACGCCGACCACATCTCCGGCGGCCGCGCGCTCGCCGAGGCGCTAGACGTGCCCTATCACCTCGGCGAACAGGCGGCGGAACGCGACCTCGACTTCGAATTCGACCTGCTCGCAGACGGCGAGTCGATCTCGCTCGGCGACCTCGACGTGACGGCGCTGCACGCGCCCGGTCACACCTCCGAGATGGTCGTCTACCGCGTCGGCGACGAGGCGGTGCTGACGGGCGACGCGCTGTTTCTGGACTCGCTCGGCCGCACGGAACTGGAGTTCGGCGATGACGACGCGACGAAAGGCGCCGAGATGGCGTACGACACGCTCCACGAGACGCTGCTGTCGCTGTCCGACGAGATTACGGTTTTGCCGGGTCACGTGACGGTGACGAACGACGGCCGCTTCGAGCACGGGTCGCCGGGCGAACCGGTCGAAGCGTCGCTCTCGGACGTTCGGGAGTCGCTCTCGCTAGTCGGGTTGGGGCGCGACGAGTTCGTCGAGCGGATGGTCGAGAACACGCCCGAGAAACCCGACAACTACGGGACCATCATCGGACTGAATCGCGGGGTCGAGTCGGTCGGGAGCGACCGCGAGGCGGAGATGCTGGAGACGGGTGCGAACAACTGCGCGGCGTAG
- a CDS encoding cupin domain-containing protein, translating into MESSNVGDGGAVVKRESDVEYESVGAAEGMNKGVLLSDADGAPHFAIRRFTLDPGASVPKHTNEVEHEQYVLDGAYTVGIGGDEYEVSAGDSLLIPAGAVHWYRNESEEAGAFLCAVPNGDDSIELVEE; encoded by the coding sequence ATGGAGTCCAGTAACGTCGGCGACGGAGGGGCGGTCGTAAAGCGTGAGTCGGACGTCGAGTACGAATCCGTCGGCGCGGCCGAGGGGATGAACAAAGGCGTGCTTCTCAGCGATGCCGACGGCGCACCACACTTTGCGATTCGACGGTTCACTCTCGATCCGGGAGCTTCGGTACCGAAGCACACCAACGAGGTCGAACACGAGCAGTACGTCCTCGACGGCGCGTACACCGTCGGTATTGGCGGCGATGAGTACGAGGTGTCGGCGGGCGACTCGCTTCTCATCCCCGCGGGCGCCGTCCACTGGTATCGAAACGAGAGCGAGGAGGCGGGCGCGTTCCTCTGTGCGGTGCCGAACGGCGACGACAGCATCGAGTTGGTCGAGGAGTAG
- a CDS encoding SLC13 family permease: MAAITPGIVFVFLVILVALVLFATEPVPVDVTALGIMVTLMLVQPVTEALASAGLLAAPIVMISVEQGLSGFASRATLTVLAMFILSEGVQRTGVVQILGAKIAAITRESESRQLGAVVGLVAPISGFINNTAAVAILLPMVTDLAERGRTSPSKLLLPLSYASMFGGTLTLIGTSTNILASDISARLGVGAFSMFEFTGLGIVVTLVGTAYLLTVGRYLTPARIRPQSDLTEEFEMAEYLTEVLVRENSPLVGQRVQDALVETALDVDLLQLIRDGEVFLEPLGPKEIQAGDAFAARTDRDTLIELLDVEGLDLVPVRVDEETLEAGESGQNLVEVVVAPQSALVGESLSSIGFRQRYDATVLALRRGGELIRRRMDDVALQVGDTLLVQASSDSVERLDRNRDFIVAQEIQRHNFRESKIPIAVGIVALVVAVAALTPIEIVVAALAGSLAMVATRCLKPTEIYDAVQWDIIFLLAGVIPLGVAMQETGADRLLADAVVASATTLPMLGVLALFYVVTALLTNVISNNASVVLMVPVAVEAATQIGANPFSFVIAVTFAASTAFMTPVGYQTNLFVYGPGGYKFTDYVRVGAPLQLLFAVVTTLGITVFFPVTG; the protein is encoded by the coding sequence GTGGCAGCGATAACACCGGGAATTGTCTTCGTCTTTCTCGTCATTCTCGTTGCGCTCGTCCTCTTTGCGACGGAACCGGTTCCAGTCGACGTGACCGCGCTCGGGATAATGGTGACGTTGATGCTCGTCCAGCCGGTGACCGAAGCGCTCGCGTCGGCCGGACTGCTCGCCGCACCGATTGTGATGATTTCGGTCGAGCAGGGACTGTCGGGGTTTGCGAGTCGAGCGACGCTCACCGTGCTGGCGATGTTCATCCTCAGCGAGGGCGTCCAGCGGACCGGTGTCGTCCAGATACTCGGTGCGAAAATCGCGGCAATCACCCGTGAGAGCGAGAGCCGCCAGCTGGGTGCCGTCGTCGGCCTCGTCGCCCCGATCTCGGGGTTCATCAACAACACCGCGGCCGTTGCGATTCTCCTCCCGATGGTGACCGACCTCGCCGAGCGCGGTCGGACCTCGCCGTCGAAACTGCTGCTGCCGCTATCGTACGCGTCGATGTTCGGGGGTACGCTCACGCTCATCGGAACGTCGACGAACATCCTCGCGAGCGACATCTCGGCGCGTCTCGGCGTCGGCGCGTTCTCGATGTTCGAGTTCACCGGACTCGGAATCGTGGTGACCCTCGTCGGCACCGCGTACTTACTCACGGTCGGCCGGTATCTCACCCCCGCGCGCATCAGACCGCAGTCGGACCTCACAGAGGAGTTCGAGATGGCCGAGTATCTCACCGAAGTGCTCGTCCGAGAGAACTCCCCCCTCGTCGGCCAGCGAGTGCAGGACGCGCTCGTCGAAACCGCACTCGACGTGGACTTGCTCCAGTTGATTCGTGACGGCGAGGTGTTCCTCGAACCGCTCGGGCCGAAAGAGATTCAGGCGGGCGACGCGTTCGCCGCCCGGACCGACCGCGACACCCTGATCGAACTGTTGGACGTGGAGGGACTGGACCTCGTGCCGGTCCGCGTCGACGAGGAGACGCTGGAGGCCGGCGAGTCCGGACAGAACCTCGTCGAAGTCGTCGTCGCCCCGCAGTCGGCGCTCGTCGGCGAATCGCTCTCCTCCATCGGCTTCCGACAGCGCTACGACGCGACCGTGTTGGCGCTGCGGCGCGGCGGCGAACTCATCCGCCGGCGGATGGACGACGTCGCGTTGCAGGTCGGCGACACGCTGCTCGTGCAGGCGTCGAGCGATAGCGTCGAACGTCTCGACCGCAACCGCGACTTCATCGTCGCCCAGGAGATACAGCGCCACAACTTCCGCGAGTCGAAGATTCCGATCGCCGTCGGGATCGTCGCGCTCGTTGTCGCCGTCGCGGCGCTCACGCCGATCGAGATCGTCGTCGCGGCGCTGGCGGGGTCGCTGGCGATGGTGGCGACGCGGTGTCTGAAGCCGACCGAGATTTACGACGCCGTGCAGTGGGACATCATCTTCCTGCTCGCGGGCGTCATCCCTCTCGGCGTCGCCATGCAGGAGACGGGTGCGGACAGGTTGCTCGCCGACGCCGTCGTCGCCAGCGCCACGACGCTCCCCATGCTAGGGGTGCTCGCGCTGTTCTACGTCGTGACGGCGCTTCTGACGAACGTCATCTCGAACAACGCCAGCGTCGTGCTCATGGTTCCGGTGGCGGTGGAGGCCGCGACGCAGATCGGGGCGAATCCCTTCTCGTTCGTCATCGCCGTGACGTTCGCAGCGTCGACGGCGTTCATGACGCCCGTCGGCTACCAGACGAATCTGTTCGTCTACGGTCCCGGCGGCTACAAGTTCACCGACTACGTCCGCGTCGGTGCACCGCTACAGTTGCTGTTCGCCGTCGTCACGACACTCGGTATCACGGTGTTTTTCCCCGTCACGGGGTAG
- a CDS encoding DEAD/DEAH box helicase, producing the protein MSQQVAHVDTLFLHESGGRDDYTVVATRDDDRLFRGRLDLKETNAGPRPGKFRIVDGSNEEPRSPDQFVELARRASRIRISQQTSRSGRSELQEMLDGYQLDALVVRTCRFCASGSRYSPITEETAIKMDREYICPDCAIRELERELSFKGNLTAAAQERLEELLLDVQDLDRITNLLQGNLDPDLTKFDEISATVEDVDPVPTSSLDLHPKLQGMTEERFDTLLPVQSLSVKNGLLDGQDQLVVSATATGKTLVGELAGLNRVLEGKGKLLFLVPLVALANQKYDDFRERYGHLANVTIRVGASRINDDGNRFDPNADIIVGTYEGIDHALRTGKDLGDIGSVVIDEVHTLKEDERGHRLDGLISRLKYYCEDRSERRENYEGAQWIYLSATVGNPEWLARRLAATLIEFEERPVPIERHLTFADGQEKVRIENKLVRREFDTKSSKGYRGQTIIFTNSRRRCHEISRKLEYDAAPYHAGLDYRRRKTVERKFANQDLAAVVTTAALAAGVDFPASQVVFDSLAMGIEWLSVQEFSQMLGRAGRPDYHDKGKVYMLVEPDAAYHGSMEMSEDEVAFMLLKGEMEDVSTLYDESAAVEETLANITVAGKRAKRLNDRMLGEIPTKHAVGKLLEWKFIDGFDPTPLGRAITRHFLAPDDAFRILDGVRNGLDPYAIVAEMELAEDDL; encoded by the coding sequence GTGTCTCAGCAGGTCGCCCACGTCGACACGCTGTTCCTCCACGAGAGCGGCGGCCGCGACGACTACACCGTCGTCGCCACCCGCGACGACGACCGCCTCTTCCGGGGCCGACTCGACCTTAAGGAGACGAACGCCGGTCCCCGACCGGGCAAGTTCCGCATCGTCGACGGCTCCAACGAGGAACCGCGAAGCCCCGACCAGTTCGTCGAACTGGCCCGCCGAGCGTCGCGCATCCGCATCTCCCAACAGACCTCGCGCAGCGGCCGGAGCGAGCTACAGGAGATGCTCGACGGCTACCAACTCGACGCGCTCGTCGTCCGGACCTGTCGGTTCTGCGCCTCCGGCAGCCGCTACTCGCCCATCACCGAGGAGACGGCTATCAAGATGGACAGGGAGTACATCTGTCCCGACTGCGCGATTCGCGAACTGGAGCGCGAGCTCTCGTTCAAGGGCAACCTGACCGCGGCGGCGCAAGAGCGCCTCGAAGAGCTCCTCCTCGATGTCCAAGACCTCGACCGCATCACGAACCTGCTACAGGGAAATCTCGACCCCGACCTGACGAAATTCGACGAGATAAGCGCCACCGTCGAGGACGTCGACCCGGTCCCGACGAGCAGTCTGGACCTGCACCCGAAACTACAGGGGATGACCGAGGAGCGGTTCGACACGCTCCTGCCGGTCCAGAGCCTCTCGGTCAAAAACGGCCTACTCGACGGGCAGGACCAACTCGTCGTCAGCGCGACGGCGACCGGAAAGACGCTCGTCGGCGAACTCGCCGGGCTGAACCGCGTCTTGGAAGGGAAGGGGAAACTGCTGTTTCTCGTTCCCCTCGTCGCGCTCGCCAACCAGAAGTACGACGACTTCAGAGAGCGATACGGCCACCTCGCGAACGTCACGATTCGGGTGGGGGCGTCGCGCATCAACGACGACGGCAACCGCTTCGACCCGAACGCCGACATCATCGTCGGCACGTACGAGGGGATCGACCACGCGCTGCGGACGGGCAAAGACCTCGGCGACATCGGCAGCGTCGTCATCGACGAGGTGCACACGCTGAAGGAAGACGAGCGCGGCCACCGCCTCGACGGGCTCATCTCGCGGCTGAAGTACTACTGCGAAGATCGGTCCGAGCGCCGCGAGAACTACGAGGGTGCGCAGTGGATCTACCTCTCTGCGACCGTCGGCAACCCCGAGTGGCTGGCGCGGCGACTGGCGGCGACGCTCATCGAGTTCGAGGAGCGGCCCGTCCCCATCGAACGGCACCTCACGTTCGCCGACGGCCAGGAGAAGGTCAGAATCGAGAACAAACTCGTGCGCCGCGAGTTCGACACCAAATCCTCGAAGGGCTACCGCGGCCAGACCATCATCTTCACCAACTCGCGGCGGCGCTGCCACGAGATCTCGCGGAAACTGGAGTACGACGCCGCGCCGTATCACGCCGGGCTCGACTACAGGCGGCGGAAGACGGTCGAACGGAAGTTCGCGAACCAGGACCTGGCCGCCGTCGTGACGACGGCGGCGCTGGCGGCGGGCGTCGACTTCCCCGCCTCGCAGGTCGTCTTCGACTCGCTGGCGATGGGCATCGAGTGGCTCTCCGTCCAGGAGTTCAGCCAGATGCTCGGCCGCGCCGGACGGCCGGATTACCACGACAAGGGGAAGGTGTACATGCTGGTCGAACCCGACGCCGCCTACCACGGGTCGATGGAGATGAGCGAGGACGAAGTCGCGTTCATGCTCCTGAAGGGCGAGATGGAGGACGTGTCGACCCTCTACGACGAGTCCGCCGCCGTCGAGGAGACGCTGGCGAACATCACCGTCGCCGGCAAGCGCGCGAAGCGACTGAACGACCGAATGCTCGGCGAAATTCCGACGAAACACGCCGTCGGCAAGTTGTTGGAGTGGAAGTTCATCGACGGCTTCGACCCGACTCCACTGGGCCGAGCCATCACGCGGCACTTCCTCGCGCCCGACGACGCGTTCCGGATTTTGGACGGGGTACGCAACGGACTGGACCCCTACGCCATCGTCGCCGAGATGGAACTGGCCGAGGACGACCTCTGA
- a CDS encoding cupredoxin domain-containing protein, giving the protein MKLLGAGTALTATTGSAFAQSPQSDTTPVRPGFGYADLSRRDPPVEPDHEVVLTVRAPSETFTQGEWFFDPTGLYIQPGETVRFTVQREIHTVSSYHPVFGYKLRTPRAEPVISSPVLWPQTYFLYTFEHEGVYDLMCLPHEFLGMVMRIVCGAATGPGTEPITPPEELDGATLYPPTDLGASVLRAPALDPERIVEVGRVAWDDIAPEFKVGAQTGGGH; this is encoded by the coding sequence ATGAAGCTCCTCGGCGCTGGGACCGCGCTCACGGCAACGACCGGTTCCGCGTTCGCGCAGTCGCCCCAGAGCGACACCACACCCGTCCGACCCGGTTTCGGGTATGCGGACCTCTCCAGGAGGGACCCACCCGTCGAACCCGACCACGAAGTCGTGTTGACCGTTCGCGCCCCCTCCGAAACGTTCACGCAGGGCGAGTGGTTCTTCGACCCGACCGGTCTGTACATCCAACCCGGTGAGACGGTTCGGTTCACCGTCCAGCGCGAGATTCACACGGTGTCGTCGTACCATCCGGTGTTCGGCTACAAACTCCGTACCCCGAGGGCCGAACCCGTGATTTCGTCGCCGGTTCTCTGGCCGCAGACGTACTTCCTCTACACGTTCGAGCACGAGGGCGTCTACGACCTGATGTGTCTGCCGCACGAGTTCCTCGGCATGGTTATGCGCATCGTCTGCGGTGCGGCGACCGGACCGGGGACGGAACCGATTACGCCGCCCGAGGAACTCGACGGGGCGACGTTGTACCCGCCCACCGATCTCGGCGCGAGTGTACTGCGCGCGCCGGCGCTCGATCCCGAGCGTATCGTCGAAGTCGGTCGCGTCGCGTGGGACGATATCGCTCCCGAGTTCAAGGTGGGCGCGCAGACGGGTGGAGGGCACTGA